A single Azospirillum sp. TSA2s DNA region contains:
- the wrbA gene encoding NAD(P)H:quinone oxidoreductase codes for MAKVLVLYYSSWGHVSEMAQAVAEGARSVAGTEVTVKRVPELVPEAVRQSAHYKDESNIPVATVDELAQYDAIVIGTPTRYGNMASQMKNFLDQTGGLWAKGALVGKVGAAFTSTATQHGGQESTILSTHTVLLHLGLVIVGLPYSFQGQMGVSEVMGNSPYGASTIAGGDGSRRPSAVELDGARYQGRHVAEIATKLHG; via the coding sequence ATGGCGAAGGTTCTGGTCCTCTATTACAGCAGCTGGGGTCATGTGTCGGAGATGGCGCAGGCGGTGGCAGAGGGCGCCCGCTCCGTCGCCGGGACTGAGGTGACGGTGAAGCGCGTGCCGGAACTCGTGCCGGAGGCCGTCCGCCAATCCGCCCATTACAAGGACGAGAGCAACATCCCGGTCGCCACGGTGGACGAGCTGGCGCAGTACGACGCCATCGTCATCGGCACGCCGACCCGCTACGGCAACATGGCGTCGCAGATGAAGAACTTCCTCGACCAGACCGGCGGGCTGTGGGCCAAGGGCGCCCTGGTTGGCAAGGTCGGCGCGGCCTTCACCTCCACCGCCACCCAGCATGGCGGGCAGGAGAGCACGATCCTCAGCACACACACCGTGCTTCTGCATCTGGGCTTGGTGATCGTCGGTCTGCCTTATTCCTTCCAGGGCCAGATGGGCGTTTCGGAAGTGATGGGCAACTCGCCCTATGGCGCCAGCACCATCGCCGGCGGCGACGGCTCCCGCCGGCCGAGCGCGGTCGAGTTGGACGGCGCCCGCTATCAGGGCCGCCATGTCGCCGAGATCGCGACCAAGCTGCACGGTTGA
- a CDS encoding LysR family transcriptional regulator encodes MDRLDDMLAFIKVVDTKSFTAAADRLNLSKSVVSRRIGELENRLGARLLNRTTRKLSLTEVGQAYYERCTRILTDLEEAEQAVADLHAAPRGRLRLNAPVSFGILHLAPAVAEFLERYPAIEIDMDLNDRTVDLVDEGYDLAVRIGKLRDSSLIARRLAPARMALCASPAYLQKHGVPETPDDLANHNCLIYTNVPTPDLWPFTVDGEPRNVRVSGPIRSNNGDLLREAAVAGVGFIMSPTFLCGQALARGELVSVLYRHIPSELAVNAVYPQNRHLSPKVRVFVDFLVQRFGPRPYWDCALLDTLSPEEG; translated from the coding sequence ATGGATCGCCTCGACGACATGCTCGCCTTCATCAAGGTGGTGGACACCAAGAGCTTCACCGCCGCCGCCGACCGGCTCAACCTGTCGAAGTCGGTGGTCTCCCGCCGCATCGGCGAGTTGGAGAACCGGCTCGGCGCGCGGCTGCTGAACCGCACCACCCGCAAGCTCAGCCTGACCGAGGTGGGGCAGGCCTATTACGAGCGCTGCACCCGCATCCTGACCGATCTGGAGGAGGCGGAGCAGGCGGTCGCCGACCTGCATGCCGCCCCGCGCGGCCGGCTGCGGCTGAACGCGCCGGTCAGCTTCGGCATCCTGCATCTGGCCCCGGCGGTGGCGGAGTTCCTGGAGCGTTATCCGGCCATCGAGATCGACATGGACCTGAACGACCGCACGGTCGATCTGGTCGACGAGGGCTATGATCTGGCGGTTCGCATCGGCAAGCTGCGCGACAGTTCGCTGATCGCCCGGCGGCTGGCCCCGGCGCGGATGGCTCTGTGCGCCAGCCCGGCCTATCTGCAGAAGCATGGCGTGCCGGAAACGCCGGACGATCTGGCCAACCACAACTGCCTGATCTACACCAACGTGCCGACGCCGGACCTCTGGCCCTTCACCGTCGATGGCGAGCCCCGCAACGTCCGGGTCTCTGGGCCGATCCGCAGCAACAACGGCGACCTGCTGCGCGAAGCGGCGGTGGCCGGCGTCGGCTTCATCATGTCGCCGACCTTCCTGTGCGGTCAGGCGCTGGCGCGCGGCGAGCTGGTCAGCGTCCTGTACCGCCACATCCCCTCGGAACTGGCGGTCAACGCGGTCTATCCGCAGAACCGCCACTTGTCACCGAAGGTGCGGGTGTTCGTGGATTTCCTGGTCCAGCGATTCGGCCCGCGCCCCTATTGGGACTGCGCGCTGCTGGACACGTTGTCGCCGGAGGAAGGCTGA